The following nucleotide sequence is from Mangifera indica cultivar Alphonso chromosome 1, CATAS_Mindica_2.1, whole genome shotgun sequence.
TTAGTTGTCAATGAAACTTGAATTAGATTATTGAACTCCATGTTTAACCATAGCAGACTAATTAAACTATGAATTCCAGAGTTTTCCATGGAGGAAGGGGGGTTTTCAGAAGAAGTGATGAAAAAGGCATTTGGTGCAACAGAAGAGGCATTTCTACATTTAGTGAAGAGATCATGGCGTTTTCGGCCGCAGATTGCTGCAGTGGGTTCATGTTGCCTTGTTGGTGTAATTGCTAATGATGTGTTATATGTAGCAAATCTTGGTGACTCCAGGGCTGTGTTAGGGAGGAGAGTGTCAGACAGTCGAAAAAATACACGGGTTTTGGCAGAAAGGTTGTCTATCGATCATAATGTTGGTGTTGAGGAGGTGAGAAAGGAGGTTGAGGCCCTTCATCCAGATGATTCCCATGTTGTAGTTTTTAGCCACGGGGTTTGGCGCATAAAGGGAATAATTCAGGTATGAAATTTCATCAGCATTTGGGCACCAGATGAGTTTATTTTGAGGACTCATCTGCTATCGTTTTGCTTCCTTCTGTATTATTGTTGTTGCCATTTGTAATGTCAGAGCACAAGGCTCCATCTAACACTAGTTGCCTTGATAGGTTTCAAGATCCATCGGAGATGTTTATTTGAAGAAACCTGAGTTCAGCAGTGATAATCTTTTTCAACAATTTGGATCAGCAGCCCCTCTGAAAAGGCCTGTGATGACAGCAGAACCGTCAGTGTTAATTCGAAAGTTGAAGCCAGAGGACTTGTTCTTGATCTTTGCATCTGATGGTCTCTGGGAGCATTTAAGTGATGAAGCAGCTGTTGAAATTGTTCTCAAGAGCCCAAGAGCTGTAAGGCTTCCGttaaaatcaatcaacaaaCCTTGCTCTTTTTGTACACATCAATTTATGAAATGACATGAGAATGATTTTTTCCGATCTTTAGGGAATAGCAAGACGATTGGTGAGAGCTGCACAAGAGGTGGCAGCGAGGAAAAGAGAAATGGAATATGAGGACTTAAAAAGAACTGAAAGAGGAGCAAGGCGACATCTTCATGATGATATCACAGTTGTTGTGATCTATCTAGATCACCCACTGGGTTCTTCAAAGGCTAAATTCAAAGATTATTGCCTTGTTGGGTTCACCAGCGCTCCAGTAGATATCTTCTCTCGTAAAGCAGGTGAAGCAGAGGATGTTCTTCGAGCTGGTAACTGCAACCAAGCAACATCTAGGACTGTTAATGAATTATCTTGTGTATAGAAATCATAATTAACCTCCCTCCAGAGGATGCTGAGTAAATGTATCTTGCTAGAGAGGAAACTGCTATGGCTGCTGCCTTACGTCGCATTTTGATCACCCTTATTCTTCCCTGTGATTTGGgagataatgataataattgtATTCCTTCATATTTTAGTGCTAGCTGTGGCCAAGACATGTCCAAGGGGGCAGCCAGCCCATAGCATGGCCTAGCCCCCTTTAGGGTAAGAGTTCGGTATggtctattaaaaatattacaaaaacatGCGAACCAACCCGTTAAAGATTAGTGAAGACATGATCTAAGGAGATTTGGACAGTCTTGTAAGTCTTTCAATCCTAGTGGACAGGTTCAACAACGACCTACTGCCATCTTTAGTTGTTATTATTGGTTATGCGACTTTGTACACTACTTTAAAATACGAACTTCAGAGgttgatttaattgaaaacCAGTGTCAAATTTGGTTCGGATAATagctaaaatttatattaattatataattagattagtTCAACCATTATGATATATTGAAtgactaaaattaattttaaaattttaattatataatattgatatcATTGGTACGTACTAACTAGTTAGGGCTGTCGACTCACTGACCAGTATTATCAGAaaattcagtttggtttaatAAGTGGAAATTTTTTGATGTCTCAATCGGGGTGGCTGGCATTTGAAACAGCATTTTGCAATACACCATTTGCATGGACCACAGCTTGAGCCCCAACTCAGaagatgtcaaatttgatgCATCCACATGCCTTTTCCAACAGGGCAATATTCTGAGGTCGAGTTTAATTTCTGGTACACTTTGatacttttaaaatgaaaatacctGAAAATAAGTAAAGATATTTTTGTGTTGTGTTTTACAAAGTAGTAAACAAGCATTGTCGCATCACATTCATACAACTAACTGTTTTATGACTTACGAATGGCGTCGGTGGATGCTATCTTcagattcaatatttttaaaatcagaacGATAATTAAATTGGATATCTTACTGATTTATAATTCGAtcgatttttaaattataatgtgtttcttaaatattattaaatatttattatattttttaaatataaataatatgtatttaaagaGAATAATTTAATGTCACTCATTTaccttttttctattgaaaaaatttgtttaaataattaacttattttaacccactaaaaatcaatttaatttaattcttctatttaattaatgtttatttattttcaataacttttttttctctaattaatatttatttatttttaatgatagcTATTTAacttttaaccatttttttaatgttattcgttatcattttgattttttctttataaatatatataaaaagacaaaaaattgattgtttttcaaatttatttgattagatCATAAactgatttataattaaatcaatcgatctaatttagttttaataatactAATTGTATTCAAACGATGGACACATCATCTTTTAATGTCTCCtttgagaaaaatatattagatttagatttATCTATAATGGTTGACTCAATCCGTCTACAATTAATTGTCGATGAGTAGTTGAAAGGTTGTTGAATGGAGAAAATAGGAGCAACTGAGGACACATTTAAAGTCCTAAAACTACCGTAATTAATGATTATGCAaagtttctttttctcctcctaaAAACACCAAAACGCAAAGCGTCTGTGAAACCTCCCAAATTCACAAAATCCGGAATTGTAATACGTATAACAAATCGTGTTatggaaataattaaacttagATCAATATGCTTCAAATTCAGTTCGACACAAACGAATCAAATTCTGGGTATGTAATTTAGTGTATTTTACTTTAcagttaacaaaatataaagacaaaaagactatttcccacccaaggttgggACTTACGGGGATGGTGTTGGCGGATGCCATGCATTCGGTGCAGTTGGCTGCACGTCAGTTgtgatttattttagttttacaTTGAATTTGCAGCTTTGTGAGTCAACAGTTCAATTTTGACGATGCAAACTCAGTTTTTATGTAGAGAAAGCATTTTTTAGGTCATATTTAGTTATGAATAACGtaaaaaactgataaaatattagaatttttataaaaaaagtctAAGTTTTTATCCCTGTCAAGTTTATGAAACTTtatttatctgatataataattatcgattaatcattatatttaaatttattcatccAATCAATACAAGCGAGAGACATGAATATATATCTTATTCTATCGTTTTATCATCAAAATGCAGAAAGTGTTATTAGAGGACAATAATACAAGGGATAATTCCTGCATTCAATTAAAAAGGGACATATTTGTAATTGAATTTCATGTTAGTTTGTCATTGCACTAAAAAGGGGTAAACCAGTAATTTAACTAAAAGCTAATAGAATTCAATAACCTAAATAGATAATGGGTGGGAATCTAACCTAAAGtataaaaatgtaaattcaccaaaccttaagtggaaaatagtgatttggcaACTCTGCTTTCTCTTAATTCTCTTTTCCACGTGTCAGATGTGAGTTAATCCTActgatttaatataattattaacatTATAAGGTCggaacaataatattaattatgataataatcactcataaaattaaatactgTGTCGTTATAAGCACGGAAAGCTGAAAGTGGGAAAAGGATGATGGGCGAAGCAGGAGTTGGACATTCGGAATGGACAAAGGGAAGatgtagagatgacaattttaatCTGATTTCAGAGTCACCGgccttttatgattttaataagaaaaagattctttaataaaaacagAGAAATAGACGGAgatgaaaatgagaataaaaaaaatctatgtaCCTAGAAAAAGGGATACATATGTCCTCTCCCTCCCATACGCCTTCCCTACCCCACTCGcataattattcttttatattaatatatttacttaaaatatgaatatatttttataattttatttatttatatttttaaaatttatttaaatttttattatacatattaaaatgattaatatattatatttatgatatttaaaataatagattgattttaattttattatttaatatatttatattatattttaaaggtataaaaaaaaaatttttttttgattgaTACAGAGACAAGACTTTTTTCTAAGGGAATAGAGAAGGGATAGGAAAAGATTTTTGTTCGCAAGAAaagtatgaaaaattatttttatctctgcAACAGAGACGAGTGAGAGATAGAGATTGATACCTCCAACTCCAATAGAAATAGAAACAGAGATTGATTCCCAACCCTAGGATGGACAACCAGTGTGACAAGTGTGGTGGTTTTGTAGAAAATCAGACCTGCTTCGGATCCCGTTCTCTTTCCAGGTTCCCCATCATTCACGCCATCCTATCTTTTATTTGCCGTTTGTTATTTTTAGGTTAGAAGGCTTATTCCCACTGGAGGTTTAGTATATATTGGCAAATTTTCATCcacaaatttcaataatttataaattaactattaaaattaataaaatttattaaataaaataatataattattatttaattaataatattaaaaaataaaatttattttatttttatattttaattataaaaattaataatttttttctatcttaaattttaaaatcttaccaAGTGTCTTTTAGAAGatgtttggtttaggtaatattttattatcaaaatagaaagattatcttgaagatagattacttaaaagattattgggtataaatgattactatgtttgataaaatttgataggtataaataattattgtatttgactaatagtaataaaaaattattagtaaattattttacttaaatgtccttgaatataattatttttaaatatttttcatattatttgtcatattaattaaaaataaatttatttttatctcaaaaaattaataaatactaatataattataataaaatcaatattatcttgataatctttaaatatctaaggtgaaggtggtaatcagattatcacctatattacctgtcacgtcagcataggtaatagaagattactgtaatattttattactgacaaaccaaacaagggaataaaagatagattaccaaggtaatttttaaaacccatAGCCAAACGACCccttaaagttttattttttccttacttTTTTCAACAACATCTCTATTTTCGGCCACCTTCTTCGGCCCCTCCaacacactctctctctcttgacgTTTTTGTTTGAGCGTCATCTGTAATGgcaaagatgaatcatctttatACCCCCAAAAAGACAAACACAGCTTTTTGTCGAAGGAAAATGAATTCATCTTCGTTAGTTTTTTTGGTTGCTGATGGCTTCTCTTGAACGGTTGGTATGAGAAGATGGGTGGTAAACACCAACTGTCGGTCGGAATGAAGTGACcggagaagagaaaaaaactaaaggaaaaatggtagctttttaaactttaaggtggggggaatttgttaatttttttaaattaatatgagaaatgagataatcttttaaaattttttagttcaatgatagtttttttttaattataattgaaaattttaataaaatatgagtatttaggtttttaaaattttgtgagtGAAAGTTTGAAAGTACAACAAACTTTAtataggaataagtcttttggttttttaataaaatagtattatgtacataattttatatataaataataatatgttaatatataattaaataattaaaaattaaaaataaaataatatttaattatataataatataaaattattttatcttttttaataataaaagactaGCAAAACAAAAATCACCCTTTTGTATTCCCATTGTCCAATTTAGAGTTTGCGCTGGCAGAGATAGAAAATAACTGTCAACCAACATCATCATCAACCCCAGGAATCAGGAAACCCTTTGAATCGTCTAATGTCAGATTCAACGAATAGTTAACTATTGAAATAGCCACCTTTGTTGGTTACAAAAGACTTCACTGATTATCTAAATTGATAAggaaaagtcaaaatttttttctaaaaaaaaaaaaaaaaagccttgaAGATAtcttataaaaactttaaataatagAGATTTACATCtcaaaaaaatagttattaaaattaaagaatttaaaatcatataaattatataataaaaatttttgcttTTCCATATGGGATCAAAgtttcaaatcttatacttgaaaatctaataaaatattattaaaaaattaataaaactatgtttatatatttttaatatataatttaggtatatatttaatatattataatataatttgatgattttaaattaaagataaaataataattattacataatatatacatatttaaattatgtaaaaaaaaaaaatgtaaacataatattgttattacaaaataacaaatattatcaagatattgtGTAACACACATGTGGTTCAAATGATTCCCCGCGTGATCACCCAACTTCGAAGTCCCAAAACCAAGGGAAAATCATCTTCACTTCGCATCACTATAAATAAACTTGCATTTACTGTACAAACCCACCCATATCCCACTTGATTCCTGCCAAAGATATAAATGGGAATTGTAGAAGAAGGTCACAACGTCAAGGTCCTCGGCTCAGGCGACGAAATCATCGTCTTGGCTCATGGCTTCGGCACCGATCAGTCGGTGTGGAAGCACCTCGTCCCTCACCTTCTGGAGGATTATCGCGTCGTTTTGTACGATAATATGGGCGCTGGGACAACCAATCCTGACTACTTCGATTTCAACAGATATGCAACTCTTGAAGGTTTTGTCTATGATTTGCTTGCGATTTTCGAAGAGCTGCAAATTGAGTCTTGTATTTTTGTTGGCCATTCTGTTTCTTGCATGATTGGAGCCATGGCCTCTATCCATCGCCCTGATCTCTTCACCAAAATTGTCATGATTTCTGGTTCCCCGAGGTAAATTTACGACGCGTTTAAATTTCTTTAACCGTAATATAATGGAATGATCAGATGATCAAATTATGGATCTGTCAGTGTTTTCAACTGTTTGAATCatgtattataattatcatttccCCTTTCTTAACTGCTTTTTAGTTAGTCTTCTCTTATCTTTATGCCAATATTCGATTCgatttaatttctaaataacAAAGAATTCAGGTATGGGAAAATGTTAAAGCTCTCTTAACTAGCTTTTGGGTGAGAGAGAGTTGATATCAGTTTGCGGAGGTTTCAATAAAGCAGTATCAAACTCCATGTTACGTCGTGTATATAAGTGTGATAAAAAGTCTCACACCCTTTGAACTAGGAGTATCGAGTATTTGACTTTCAGTTTCGGATAGGCTTTATTTGTTGGCCAACTTTGGATAGATTTTGATTCCAATTAATAGGTCTCAGTTTAAATTGGTTTTGATTCCACTCTTGAGGAGCCAAATCCGAAActaaaatctatttttcaaagattgatttttaattttacaatttactGTTTTCACCCGGATCATCAACTgaatggttaaaaaaaattttagaagacATTTTTAAGATGAACAAAGTTTTGATGAGCAATTtgattttattccttttttagATAGAGAATATGTGTGTGAGGGAAAGTCTTACACCACCCTATTAATTGGTATCATAAGTATGAAGGAAAGTTTCAAATAAGAGGTAAGACTTTCTCCtacaagtggtatcaaagcctcaGACCCAAGTTGGGTGTAGGCATTTAAGTGTGAGGGAAATTAGGAAAATCTTTTCCGTTTAGGTAGTTTTTTGGGTT
It contains:
- the LOC123218651 gene encoding probable protein phosphatase 2C 63, which translates into the protein MMLDKCKRSLERCFRGEDGADGLLWHMDLKPHASGDYSVAMAQANSLLEDQGQVFTSPSTTYIGIYDGHGGPEASRFITHHLFPFLHEFSMEEGGFSEEVMKKAFGATEEAFLHLVKRSWRFRPQIAAVGSCCLVGVIANDVLYVANLGDSRAVLGRRVSDSRKNTRVLAERLSIDHNVGVEEVRKEVEALHPDDSHVVVFSHGVWRIKGIIQVSRSIGDVYLKKPEFSSDNLFQQFGSAAPLKRPVMTAEPSVLIRKLKPEDLFLIFASDGLWEHLSDEAAVEIVLKSPRAGIARRLVRAAQEVAARKREMEYEDLKRTERGARRHLHDDITVVVIYLDHPLGSSKAKFKDYCLVGFTSAPVDIFSRKAGEAEDVLRAGNCNQATSRTVNELSCV